A single Gasterosteus aculeatus chromosome 2, fGasAcu3.hap1.1, whole genome shotgun sequence DNA region contains:
- the LOC120829862 gene encoding uncharacterized protein LOC120829862 isoform X1, with translation MPRVYIGRLSYHVREKDIERFFGGYGKLMEIDLKNGYGFVEFEDNRDADDAVYELNGKELCGERVIVENARGPRRDRDGYGGGHLGGGRSSGYSSRSRTGRDKYGPPVRTEYRLIVENLSSRCSWQDLKDFMRQAGEVTYADAHKERTNEGVIEFRSESDLRRAIDKLDGTDINGRKIRLVEERPRKRRSYSGSRSRSRSRRSRSRRSSRSRSRSHSRSRSHSNKRRRRSLSGRKSRSKSGGRESRSRNRRSRSRSADRKAKSRSRSPRSRSRSADRKAKSRSRSADRKAKSRSRSADRKAKSRSRSADRKAKSRSRSPRSRSRSADRKSKSRSKSRSKVKSERDSRSRSKEMSVERSRSHSASPMANGVEEPAAKSPSRSPSPREDDRRSKSREKRSASRSKSRSRSRSASRD, from the exons ATGCCTCGCGTTTACATCGGACGACTGAGCTACCATGTCCGCGAAAAAGACATCGAGCGGTTCTTCGGCGGTTATGGAAAGCTCATGGAGATCGATTTGAAGAACGG CTATGGCTTCGTGGAGTTCGAGGATAACCGGGACGCCGACGACGCCGTGTACGAGCTGAACGGGAAGGAGCTGTGCGGGGAGCGGGTGATCGTGGAAAACGCCCGCGGGCCGCGGCGAGATCGAGATGGCTACGGTGGGGGTCACTTGGGTGGTGGGCGCA GTAGCGGTTACAGCAGCCGGAGCCGCACTGGCAGGGACAAGTACGGACCCCCGGTCCGTACTGAGTACCGCCTCATCGTGGAGAACTTGTCCAGCCGCTGCAGTTGGCAAGACCTCAAG GACTTCATGCGTCAAGCAGGAGAGGTGACTTACGCAGATGCCCACAAGGAACGCACCAATGAGGGTGTGATCGAGTTTCGCTCCGAATCGGACCTGAGGAGGGCCATTGACAAGCTGGATGGCACGGACATTAATGGACGGAAGATTCGTCTTGTGGAGGAACGACCTCGCAAACGGCGGTCTTACTCCGGCAGCCGCTCCAG ATCTCGGAGTCGTCGCAGCAGGAGCCGCAGGAGCTCCAGGAGTCGCTCCAGATCCCACTCGAG GTCTCGTTCCCATAGCAACAAGAGGCGTCGCCGCTCTCTATCTGGAAGGAAGTCTCGCTCAAAGTCCGGAGGAAGGGAATCAAGGTCTCGCAACCGCAGGTCCCGTTCTCGCTCAGCTGACCGGAAGGCAAAGTCCCGTTCGCGCTCCCCCAGATCCCGTTCGCGCTCAGCTGACCGGAAGGCAAAGTCCCGTTCGCGCTCAGCTGACCGGAAGGCAAAGTCCCGTTCGCGCTCAGCTGACCGGAAGGCAAAGTCCCGTTCGCGCTCAGCTGACCGGAAGGCAAAGTCCCGTTCGCGCTCCCCCAGATCCCGTTCGCGCTCAGCTGACCGGAAATCCAAGTCCCGTTCTAAGAGCCGTTCAAAGGTGAAGTCTGAGCGTGATTCTCGCAGTCGTTCCAAGGAGATGTCCGTCGAAAGGTCCCGCAGTCATTCGGCGTCCCCGATGGCTAACGGGGTGGAGGAGCCTGCCGCCAAGTCTCCGTCCCGCTCCCCGTCTCCTCGAGAGGACGACCGCCGATCCAAGTCCAGGGAAAAACGTTCAGCCTCACGCTCAAAGTCTCGCTCAAGGTCTAGATCAGCCTCTCGGGATTAG
- the LOC120829862 gene encoding uncharacterized protein LOC120829862 isoform X2: MPRVYIGRLSYHVREKDIERFFGGYGKLMEIDLKNGYGFVEFEDNRDADDAVYELNGKELCGERVIVENARGPRRDRDGYGSGYSSRSRTGRDKYGPPVRTEYRLIVENLSSRCSWQDLKDFMRQAGEVTYADAHKERTNEGVIEFRSESDLRRAIDKLDGTDINGRKIRLVEERPRKRRSYSGSRSRSRSRRSRSRRSSRSRSRSHSRSRSHSNKRRRRSLSGRKSRSKSGGRESRSRNRRSRSRSADRKAKSRSRSPRSRSRSADRKAKSRSRSADRKAKSRSRSADRKAKSRSRSADRKAKSRSRSPRSRSRSADRKSKSRSKSRSKVKSERDSRSRSKEMSVERSRSHSASPMANGVEEPAAKSPSRSPSPREDDRRSKSREKRSASRSKSRSRSRSASRD; encoded by the exons ATGCCTCGCGTTTACATCGGACGACTGAGCTACCATGTCCGCGAAAAAGACATCGAGCGGTTCTTCGGCGGTTATGGAAAGCTCATGGAGATCGATTTGAAGAACGG CTATGGCTTCGTGGAGTTCGAGGATAACCGGGACGCCGACGACGCCGTGTACGAGCTGAACGGGAAGGAGCTGTGCGGGGAGCGGGTGATCGTGGAAAACGCCCGCGGGCCGCGGCGAGATCGAGATGGCTACG GTAGCGGTTACAGCAGCCGGAGCCGCACTGGCAGGGACAAGTACGGACCCCCGGTCCGTACTGAGTACCGCCTCATCGTGGAGAACTTGTCCAGCCGCTGCAGTTGGCAAGACCTCAAG GACTTCATGCGTCAAGCAGGAGAGGTGACTTACGCAGATGCCCACAAGGAACGCACCAATGAGGGTGTGATCGAGTTTCGCTCCGAATCGGACCTGAGGAGGGCCATTGACAAGCTGGATGGCACGGACATTAATGGACGGAAGATTCGTCTTGTGGAGGAACGACCTCGCAAACGGCGGTCTTACTCCGGCAGCCGCTCCAG ATCTCGGAGTCGTCGCAGCAGGAGCCGCAGGAGCTCCAGGAGTCGCTCCAGATCCCACTCGAG GTCTCGTTCCCATAGCAACAAGAGGCGTCGCCGCTCTCTATCTGGAAGGAAGTCTCGCTCAAAGTCCGGAGGAAGGGAATCAAGGTCTCGCAACCGCAGGTCCCGTTCTCGCTCAGCTGACCGGAAGGCAAAGTCCCGTTCGCGCTCCCCCAGATCCCGTTCGCGCTCAGCTGACCGGAAGGCAAAGTCCCGTTCGCGCTCAGCTGACCGGAAGGCAAAGTCCCGTTCGCGCTCAGCTGACCGGAAGGCAAAGTCCCGTTCGCGCTCAGCTGACCGGAAGGCAAAGTCCCGTTCGCGCTCCCCCAGATCCCGTTCGCGCTCAGCTGACCGGAAATCCAAGTCCCGTTCTAAGAGCCGTTCAAAGGTGAAGTCTGAGCGTGATTCTCGCAGTCGTTCCAAGGAGATGTCCGTCGAAAGGTCCCGCAGTCATTCGGCGTCCCCGATGGCTAACGGGGTGGAGGAGCCTGCCGCCAAGTCTCCGTCCCGCTCCCCGTCTCCTCGAGAGGACGACCGCCGATCCAAGTCCAGGGAAAAACGTTCAGCCTCACGCTCAAAGTCTCGCTCAAGGTCTAGATCAGCCTCTCGGGATTAG
- the l3mbtl1 gene encoding lethal(3)malignant brain tumor-like protein 1 isoform X2 gives MSAKVNVEALPKEPDRPPLDPCSSSSPNEAVLICASDSVAKKARPQAHTATAFLLPAPAVSHQKLEVTPAVAMGDPGKGGRANEAATPTLTAQVGGACSIVHVLEWKDGVAILPSSNLKFCVSDVGTLSTLITPGTPSSITEPAAGTSGRSAEAESAPADKPDVLAAVGPARREVVEPERLVPVKPEVQAGLGHPTYDARAQRTYTEELRREPIPDKRIMGVEKVPAGGRVSSLNPDHLKPMRKRKRKEYLSPSEEDSDIEGTDEKMDDSKADGRHIRGAGDSKTEQWTWAQYLEETKAVAAPNKLFQESQRVPTVKSGFKQGMKLEGIDPQHPSMYFVLTVAEVCGYRLRLHFDGYSDCHDFWVNANSPDVHPAGWCESTGHKLHTPKGCKEEEFTWTNYLRMTKAQVASKDLFASPGRIDVKGSFATGMKLEAVDRMNPSLICVATVTDVVDDRFLVHFDNWDDTYDYWCDSSSPYIHPIGWCQERNLPLTPPQDYPDQARFSWSHYLGETGSKAVDADAFKVRAAHSFQPQMKLEAVDKRSPGLIRVATVEEVETHRIKVHYDGWSNVYDEWVDSDHPDIHPAGWCEATGHPLKVPPRDTKRQQPHGSNQHFSPNCVKEPPTTGQSTYPSPVPCKPISHPRANKYSFHNRKCPTPGCDGSGHVTGRFTAHHCISGCPLAERNQGRLKAELSDSECKRTLFFGQRTKKTHFRGRKNQQRDYQSMSSEDVYPSLFMSALSSQSDRTLSLCWEQHCKLLPGVQGIHASQVSAWSIEEVFMFVQNLIGCEEQARLFKEEMIDGEAFLLLTQTDIVKIMSIKLGPALKISNAILMFKSTDEVLK, from the exons ATGAGTGCCAAAGTGAACGTGGAGGCTCTACCAAAGGAACCCGACCGCCCCCCTCTggacccctgctcctcctcgtcccccaaCGAGGCCGTCCTCATCTGTGCGAGTGACAGCGTGGCCAAGAAGGCTCGGCCCCAAGCGCACACCGCCACAGCTTTCCTCCTTCCAG CTCCAGCTGTCAGTCATCAGAAGCTGGAGGTGACTCCAGCTGTTGCCATGGGAGACCCAGGTAAAGGAGGCAGGGCCAATGAAGCAGCCACACCCACCCTGACAGCgcaggtgggcggggcttgtAGCATCGTCCACGTCCTAGAGTGGAAGGATGGGGTGGCCATCCTACCCAGCAGCAACCTCAAG TTCTGTGTGAGTGATGTGGGAACGTTGAGCACACTGATCACCCCAGGGACCCCCAGCAGCATCACTGAACCAGCAGCTGGGACCTCTGGGAGATCTGCCGAGGCGGAGAGCGCACCAGCAGACAAGCCAG ACGTGTTGGCTGCTGTCGGCCCTGCGAGAAGGGAAGTAGTGGAGCCAGAGCGGTTGGTGCCGGTCAAACCCGAAGTCCAGGCCGGACTGGGACATCCCACCTACGATGCCAGAGCTCAGAGGACCTACACAGAGGAGCTGCGCAGGGAGCCCATCCCTGACAA gAGGATCATGGGAGTAGAGAAGGTGCCGGCAGGCGGGAGGGTCTCCTCCCTCAACCCCGATCACCTGAAaccgatgaggaagaggaagaggaaagaataCCTCAGTCCCTCTGAGGAAGACTCTGACATCGAAGGCACG GATGAGAAAATGGATGATTCTAAAGCAGACGGCCGACACATCAGAGGAG CTGGAGACAGTAAGACGGAGCAGTGGACGTGGGCTCAGTATCTGGAGGAAACCAAAGCTGTTGCTGCGCCCAACAAGCTTTTCCAAGAG AGCCAGCGAGTGCCGACAGTGAAGAGCGGCTTCAAGCAGGGAATGAAGCTGGAGGGCATCGACCCGCAGCATCCGTCTATGTACTTTGTTCTCACCGTGGCTGAG GTCTGCGGGTACCGGCTGCGGCTCCATTTCGACGGCTACTCCGACTGCCACGACTTCTGGGTGAATGCCAACTCGCCCGACGTCCACCCGGCAGGCTGGTGCGAGAGCACGGGACACAAACTGCACACTCCCAAAG GCTGTAAGGAGGAGGAATTCACCTGGACCAACTACCTGAGAATGACTAAAGCACAAGTGGCGTCCAAAGACCTCTTTGCCAGTCCTGGCAGG ATCGACGTGAAGGGCAGTTTTGCGACAGGAATGAAGCTGGAGGCCGTCGACCGGATGAACCCCTCCCTCATCTGTGTGGCAACCGTCACCGACGTGGTGGACGACCGCTTCCTGGTTCATTTTGACAACTGGGATGATACATATGACTACTG GTGTGATTCCAGCAGTCCATACATTCACCCTATTGGTTGGTGCCAGGAGAGGAACCTCCCCCTAACACCACCCCAAG ATTACCCAGATCAGGCCCGGTTCTCCTGGTCTCACTACTTGGGGGAAACTGGTTCCAAGGCGGTGGACGCTGACGCCTTTAAAGTG CGCGCGGCCCACAGCTTCCAGCCTCAGATGAAGCTGGAGGCTGTTGACAAGAGGAGTCCTGGTCTGATCAGAGTGGCGAcggtggaggaagtggagactCATCGCATTAAG GTTCATTATGACGGCTGGAGTAATGTCTATGATGAGTGGGTGGACTCAGATCACCCGGACATCCACCCAGCAGGCTGGTGTGAGGCGACCGGTCACCCACTCAAAGTTCCCCCACGGGACACCAAAAGGCAGCAGCCACACGGAAGCAACCAGCACTTCAGTCCAAACT GTGTGAAGGAGCCTCCCACCACCGGCCAGTCCACCTACCCCTCCCCGGTTCCCTGTAAACCCATCAGCCACCCCAGAGCCAACAAGTACAGCTTCCACAACAG GAAGTGTCCGACTCCCGGTTGTGATGGCTCGGGCCATGTGACCGGCCGCTTCACTGCCCATCACTGCATATCCGGCTGCCCATTGGCTGAGCGTAACCAAGGCAGGCTGAAGGCCGAGCTGTCGGACTCAGAGTGCAAGAGGACCCTCTTCTTTGGCCAGAGGACCAAGAAGACACATTTCCGTGGCAG gaagaaccagcagagagaCTACCAGA GCATGTCCTCGGAGGACGTGTATCCGTCCCTGTTCATGTCAGCGCTGAGCAGCCAGTCAGACAGGACTCTGTCCCTTTGCTGGGAGCAGCACTGTAAGCTGCTGCCCGGCGTTCAGGGCATTCACGCCAGCCAGGTGTCAGCATGGAGCATCGAGGAG GTCTTCATGTTTGTCCAGAATCTGATCGGCTGTGAAGAACAGGCCCGTCTCTTCAAAGAAGAG ATGATTGACGGCGAGGCCTTCCTGCTGCTGACACAGACCGACATTGTGAAGATCATGAGCATCAAGCTAGGCCCCGCCCTCAAGATCTCCAACGCCATTCTCATGTTCAAGAGCACAGACGAGGTACtcaagtga
- the l3mbtl1 gene encoding lethal(3)malignant brain tumor-like protein 1 isoform X1 encodes MSAKVNVEALPKEPDRPPLDPCSSSSPNEAVLICASDSVAKKARPQAHTATAFLLPAPAVSHQKLEVTPAVAMGDPGKGGRANEAATPTLTAQVGGACSIVHVLEWKDGVAILPSSNLKFCVSDVGTLSTLITPGTPSSITEPAAGTSGRSAEAESAPADKPDVLAAVGPARREVVEPERLVPVKPEVQAGLGHPTYDARAQRTYTEELRREPIPDKRIMGVEKVPAGGRVSSLNPDHLKPMRKRKRKEYLSPSEEDSDIEGTDEKMDDSKADGRHIRGAGDSKTEQWTWAQYLEETKAVAAPNKLFQESQRVPTVKSGFKQGMKLEGIDPQHPSMYFVLTVAEVCGYRLRLHFDGYSDCHDFWVNANSPDVHPAGWCESTGHKLHTPKGCKEEEFTWTNYLRMTKAQVASKDLFASPGRIDVKGSFATGMKLEAVDRMNPSLICVATVTDVVDDRFLVHFDNWDDTYDYWCDSSSPYIHPIGWCQERNLPLTPPQDYPDQARFSWSHYLGETGSKAVDADAFKVRAAHSFQPQMKLEAVDKRSPGLIRVATVEEVETHRIKVHYDGWSNVYDEWVDSDHPDIHPAGWCEATGHPLKVPPRDTKRQQPHGSNQHFSPNCVKEPPTTGQSTYPSPVPCKPISHPRANKYSFHNRKCPTPGCDGSGHVTGRFTAHHCISGCPLAERNQGRLKAELSDSECKRTLFFGQRTKKTHFRGRIGRPPKYRKNQQRDYQSMSSEDVYPSLFMSALSSQSDRTLSLCWEQHCKLLPGVQGIHASQVSAWSIEEVFMFVQNLIGCEEQARLFKEEMIDGEAFLLLTQTDIVKIMSIKLGPALKISNAILMFKSTDEVLK; translated from the exons ATGAGTGCCAAAGTGAACGTGGAGGCTCTACCAAAGGAACCCGACCGCCCCCCTCTggacccctgctcctcctcgtcccccaaCGAGGCCGTCCTCATCTGTGCGAGTGACAGCGTGGCCAAGAAGGCTCGGCCCCAAGCGCACACCGCCACAGCTTTCCTCCTTCCAG CTCCAGCTGTCAGTCATCAGAAGCTGGAGGTGACTCCAGCTGTTGCCATGGGAGACCCAGGTAAAGGAGGCAGGGCCAATGAAGCAGCCACACCCACCCTGACAGCgcaggtgggcggggcttgtAGCATCGTCCACGTCCTAGAGTGGAAGGATGGGGTGGCCATCCTACCCAGCAGCAACCTCAAG TTCTGTGTGAGTGATGTGGGAACGTTGAGCACACTGATCACCCCAGGGACCCCCAGCAGCATCACTGAACCAGCAGCTGGGACCTCTGGGAGATCTGCCGAGGCGGAGAGCGCACCAGCAGACAAGCCAG ACGTGTTGGCTGCTGTCGGCCCTGCGAGAAGGGAAGTAGTGGAGCCAGAGCGGTTGGTGCCGGTCAAACCCGAAGTCCAGGCCGGACTGGGACATCCCACCTACGATGCCAGAGCTCAGAGGACCTACACAGAGGAGCTGCGCAGGGAGCCCATCCCTGACAA gAGGATCATGGGAGTAGAGAAGGTGCCGGCAGGCGGGAGGGTCTCCTCCCTCAACCCCGATCACCTGAAaccgatgaggaagaggaagaggaaagaataCCTCAGTCCCTCTGAGGAAGACTCTGACATCGAAGGCACG GATGAGAAAATGGATGATTCTAAAGCAGACGGCCGACACATCAGAGGAG CTGGAGACAGTAAGACGGAGCAGTGGACGTGGGCTCAGTATCTGGAGGAAACCAAAGCTGTTGCTGCGCCCAACAAGCTTTTCCAAGAG AGCCAGCGAGTGCCGACAGTGAAGAGCGGCTTCAAGCAGGGAATGAAGCTGGAGGGCATCGACCCGCAGCATCCGTCTATGTACTTTGTTCTCACCGTGGCTGAG GTCTGCGGGTACCGGCTGCGGCTCCATTTCGACGGCTACTCCGACTGCCACGACTTCTGGGTGAATGCCAACTCGCCCGACGTCCACCCGGCAGGCTGGTGCGAGAGCACGGGACACAAACTGCACACTCCCAAAG GCTGTAAGGAGGAGGAATTCACCTGGACCAACTACCTGAGAATGACTAAAGCACAAGTGGCGTCCAAAGACCTCTTTGCCAGTCCTGGCAGG ATCGACGTGAAGGGCAGTTTTGCGACAGGAATGAAGCTGGAGGCCGTCGACCGGATGAACCCCTCCCTCATCTGTGTGGCAACCGTCACCGACGTGGTGGACGACCGCTTCCTGGTTCATTTTGACAACTGGGATGATACATATGACTACTG GTGTGATTCCAGCAGTCCATACATTCACCCTATTGGTTGGTGCCAGGAGAGGAACCTCCCCCTAACACCACCCCAAG ATTACCCAGATCAGGCCCGGTTCTCCTGGTCTCACTACTTGGGGGAAACTGGTTCCAAGGCGGTGGACGCTGACGCCTTTAAAGTG CGCGCGGCCCACAGCTTCCAGCCTCAGATGAAGCTGGAGGCTGTTGACAAGAGGAGTCCTGGTCTGATCAGAGTGGCGAcggtggaggaagtggagactCATCGCATTAAG GTTCATTATGACGGCTGGAGTAATGTCTATGATGAGTGGGTGGACTCAGATCACCCGGACATCCACCCAGCAGGCTGGTGTGAGGCGACCGGTCACCCACTCAAAGTTCCCCCACGGGACACCAAAAGGCAGCAGCCACACGGAAGCAACCAGCACTTCAGTCCAAACT GTGTGAAGGAGCCTCCCACCACCGGCCAGTCCACCTACCCCTCCCCGGTTCCCTGTAAACCCATCAGCCACCCCAGAGCCAACAAGTACAGCTTCCACAACAG GAAGTGTCCGACTCCCGGTTGTGATGGCTCGGGCCATGTGACCGGCCGCTTCACTGCCCATCACTGCATATCCGGCTGCCCATTGGCTGAGCGTAACCAAGGCAGGCTGAAGGCCGAGCTGTCGGACTCAGAGTGCAAGAGGACCCTCTTCTTTGGCCAGAGGACCAAGAAGACACATTTCCGTGGCAG GATTGGCCGTCCTCCCAAATACAGgaagaaccagcagagagaCTACCAGA GCATGTCCTCGGAGGACGTGTATCCGTCCCTGTTCATGTCAGCGCTGAGCAGCCAGTCAGACAGGACTCTGTCCCTTTGCTGGGAGCAGCACTGTAAGCTGCTGCCCGGCGTTCAGGGCATTCACGCCAGCCAGGTGTCAGCATGGAGCATCGAGGAG GTCTTCATGTTTGTCCAGAATCTGATCGGCTGTGAAGAACAGGCCCGTCTCTTCAAAGAAGAG ATGATTGACGGCGAGGCCTTCCTGCTGCTGACACAGACCGACATTGTGAAGATCATGAGCATCAAGCTAGGCCCCGCCCTCAAGATCTCCAACGCCATTCTCATGTTCAAGAGCACAGACGAGGTACtcaagtga
- the sgk2a gene encoding serine/threonine-protein kinase Sgk2 isoform X2, producing MATAHCNLRSPSSSPHADVNLGPSANPHARPTDFDFLAVIGKGTFGKVLLAKLKADSKFYAVKVLQKKVILKKKEQKNIMAERNVLLKSLKHPFLVRLHYSFQTPEKLYFVLDYVNGGELFFHLQRERCFSEPRARFYAAEVASAIGYLHSLNIVYRDLKPENILLDSQGHVVLTDFGLCKEGIEPEGTTSTFCGTPEYLAPEVLRKEAYDRTVDWWCLGAVTYEMIHSLPPFYSRDVDEMYDGILHKPLPLPPGKSAAVCSLLVGLLQKDQHRRLGAIADFLEIKNHAFFSSINWDDLDHKRITPPYNPNVLHTMFLLSERPG from the exons ATGGCCACTGCACACTGCAAT TTGCGGtcaccatcctcctctcctcacgcTGATGTCAACCTGGGACCTTCAGCCAACCCTCA TGCCAGACCCACTGACTTTGACTTCTTGGCCGTCATTGGCAAAGGGACCTTTGGAAAG GTGCTGCTCGCCAAGCTCAAAGCGGACAGCAAATTCTACGCCGTCAAAGTGCTGCAGAAGAAAGTCATCCTCAAGAAAAAAGAG CAAAAGAACATTATGGCCGAGAGAAACGTGCTGCTGAAGAGTCTGAAACATCCCTTTCTGGTTCGCCTCCACTACTCCTTCCAGACTCCAGAGAAGCTCTACTTCGTCCTTGACTATGTGAATGGGGGAGAa CTGTTCTTCCACCTGCAAAGAGAGAGGTGTTTTTCTGAGCCGAGAGCAAGGTTCTACGCAGCCGAGGTAGCGAGCGCCATCGGCTATCTCCACTCTCTCAACATCGTTTACAG AGATCTGAAGCCAGAAAATATTCTCTTAGACTCTCAG GGCCACGTGGTGTTGACTGATTTTGGGCTGTGCAAAGAAGGTATAGAGCCAGAGGGCACCACCTCCACTTTCTGTGGGACCCCAGAA tATTTGGCTCCAGAGGTTCTTCGTAAGGAGGCATATGACAGGACAGTGGACTGGTGGTGTCTGGGAGCAGTGACATATGAGATGATCCACAGCCTG CCTCCTTTCTACAGCCGTGACGTAGATGAAATGTATGATGGGATCCTCCACAAGCCGCTGCCTCTTCCTCCGGGGAAGTCCGCCGCCGtctgctctctgctggtggGTCTTCTGCAGAAAGACCAGCACAGACGCCTCGGGGCCATCGCCGACTTT ttgGAAATAAAGAACCACGCCTTCTTCTCTTCAATCAACTGGGACGACCTTGACCACAAGAGAATCACTCCCCCCTACAACCCCAATGTG TTGCATACAATGTTTCTTCTTTCAGAGAGGCCCGGCTGA
- the sgk2a gene encoding serine/threonine-protein kinase Sgk2 isoform X1 encodes MATAHCNLRSPSSSPHADVNLGPSANPHARPTDFDFLAVIGKGTFGKVLLAKLKADSKFYAVKVLQKKVILKKKEQKNIMAERNVLLKSLKHPFLVRLHYSFQTPEKLYFVLDYVNGGELFFHLQRERCFSEPRARFYAAEVASAIGYLHSLNIVYRDLKPENILLDSQGHVVLTDFGLCKEGIEPEGTTSTFCGTPEYLAPEVLRKEAYDRTVDWWCLGAVTYEMIHSLPPFYSRDVDEMYDGILHKPLPLPPGKSAAVCSLLVGLLQKDQHRRLGAIADFLEIKNHAFFSSINWDDLDHKRITPPYNPNVRGPADTQHIDPEFTREMVPNSVSRSPELNGSSSSNNAFNGFSFVGTEDGFL; translated from the exons ATGGCCACTGCACACTGCAAT TTGCGGtcaccatcctcctctcctcacgcTGATGTCAACCTGGGACCTTCAGCCAACCCTCA TGCCAGACCCACTGACTTTGACTTCTTGGCCGTCATTGGCAAAGGGACCTTTGGAAAG GTGCTGCTCGCCAAGCTCAAAGCGGACAGCAAATTCTACGCCGTCAAAGTGCTGCAGAAGAAAGTCATCCTCAAGAAAAAAGAG CAAAAGAACATTATGGCCGAGAGAAACGTGCTGCTGAAGAGTCTGAAACATCCCTTTCTGGTTCGCCTCCACTACTCCTTCCAGACTCCAGAGAAGCTCTACTTCGTCCTTGACTATGTGAATGGGGGAGAa CTGTTCTTCCACCTGCAAAGAGAGAGGTGTTTTTCTGAGCCGAGAGCAAGGTTCTACGCAGCCGAGGTAGCGAGCGCCATCGGCTATCTCCACTCTCTCAACATCGTTTACAG AGATCTGAAGCCAGAAAATATTCTCTTAGACTCTCAG GGCCACGTGGTGTTGACTGATTTTGGGCTGTGCAAAGAAGGTATAGAGCCAGAGGGCACCACCTCCACTTTCTGTGGGACCCCAGAA tATTTGGCTCCAGAGGTTCTTCGTAAGGAGGCATATGACAGGACAGTGGACTGGTGGTGTCTGGGAGCAGTGACATATGAGATGATCCACAGCCTG CCTCCTTTCTACAGCCGTGACGTAGATGAAATGTATGATGGGATCCTCCACAAGCCGCTGCCTCTTCCTCCGGGGAAGTCCGCCGCCGtctgctctctgctggtggGTCTTCTGCAGAAAGACCAGCACAGACGCCTCGGGGCCATCGCCGACTTT ttgGAAATAAAGAACCACGCCTTCTTCTCTTCAATCAACTGGGACGACCTTGACCACAAGAGAATCACTCCCCCCTACAACCCCAATGTG AGAGGCCCGGCTGACACGCAACACATTGACCCAGAGTTCACCAGAGAAATGGTTCCTAACTCGGTGAGTCGGAGCCCGGAGCTcaacggcagcagcagctcaaacaacGCCTTCAATGGGTTCTCCTTCGTCGGCACCGAGGACGGCTTTCTGTGA